The DNA segment ataggtaccacgccgactcgatttattttttaattgatcgcaccgtactactttcactacgattttttgtgtaaaaaagtgcttttttcactacgattttgcgtgtaaaaaagtgccactttcattacgacatgcaaaaaaatttatttcccATCCAATCCCTTCCACGTCGTAGTCGATGATAAATGATGAACCATCGTCGCATGTCTGCCCACCAGGTACTTACATATGTGCATACTTAACGTCACTGTTTATGACAGGTCGGTACAATCACGACTCGCATCATGGATATCGACGAAAACTTGAATTACCTTCTCGGTAAACTGTCCTTGTTCAATCAAGAATTCTACCAGATCAAACTGGGCCTGGGGAAAACCCTCGACGAGATGAGATCCACGTACAAGACGGTCAGGGAGAAGATCGAAAAAGGTGCCGGTGGCAACGAGACCCAGGACTCTTCCGGCAAATGATCGACACTGCCGTCGACGTCTTCGTTAGGTTTAGCGTTTTTGTGTGtatctaataataaaaaatcaaaaatgtctGGTAAAAACAGGTGAAATGACTAGGTGGTCACTTtgtgaatatttatatttatttcatttatgcAAATTATGCGCCTAGGTACAATATAGAATGCGAGATCGGCTGCAACGCAGCCAACCCTACAGATTTAAAATCTTCCACACCCTCGAATTGGTACTCAGTACGTACGTCAGAtcagtatatttttatttactcacagatttttttcgaattttttttcaaaatatttaattttaattgcacACATTATGAAAATATATCTCGTATAATGATTTATACAAGGATGACGGGCGGGTCAGCGGGGAAAGGGGAACGAAGGACTGGATCTGGGGGATTCACTTGGGGCCGAATTTTCATACCGTGATATGCAATTATCTTTATTAAATTCTCTGTATACccttaaatctattaaattttatttacaaatttaggaATTTAGGTCgctttttgtttcattttaaaatagtcgtttttatcattttatcaAATCTGTGAGCAAAGTAAAACactaatcaaattattttcaagaaaacaaacaaacgaaatataaacaaatatttacaagtTGCATATAGTGGCAGTGAACTATTTATAAACCcaacttttcaattttttttttataattcgaTCAGAGTCGAGCTTTTTTAAATAGACGAAAAGGCAAAAATACAGCTATGTTATCGTATAGGCGTAAATTCACTCTGCCACACGTTCACAATTTAATACTTACACGATTAGGACGGATGGGTACAACTCAACttcttttttacattttacaacgaaaaataagcaaaaatcCTGGAGTTTTCGAAGCGGTTTATTGCGCAAATCGAGCCGTATTTTTGCCGAAATCTCGGTAACAATAGTCTATTTTTCACCGGAGAAAATCGACGAGGGGGGACGCACTCAGTCGACGCGCTAAACAAATTGGCCGGAAAAAGTCTCTTGGGctacaaacaaacaaacgaACGACATTATTGCATGGACGTTTCTGCTGATATGTCAAATCTacaacacaaaaaacaaacgaaaaccgTCCCCCGCACTCGACCTTCCCATTTTATTACATTCCTaaaaatctatctaaattcaAAAAGTTTGTTTTAAACAATATCTCTTCAacaatttgcatttttcttGTTTAGTGATGAATCTAACTACACTAGTGAGACATTTTGGTTGACTAGTTTGCAGGATTGAAAAGGATCGAgagggcaaaaaaaaaacgtgtaacctgtaaaaacaaaagtccagtataataaagattaaaaaatgtaacaataaaagaaaataaagcacCCGACCTAAGTAACGGAAAATAAAAGGTAAATTCCGCCAGAGGGCGCGCACTAACTCTAAAGGAATGTAAGGTAAGCCACGATTTGTTGAATTTCGCCTCACCCCAATTTGTGATTATCCGGGAAAAATCGTGTAAATAACAACGTGCCACATATAAAGTGAACGGACGACCATCCAGAGGGCGCGCCGTGCGCACGCCAACGGAACAACATCAGTTTTGCATACCCTGTATGTCACAGCAGCAaactcaaaaacaaaaaacgctCGTTGTATGTCGATTGTTAAAGAACCAAACAGAAGTGGATCGGGACGAGGGAGACAGACTAAATGGATATTGCTAAAAGGGAGGAAGACAGACAGCATCAGTCCGTAACAACACACATTATTTACAACCCGTAATGTTATTATGTACACTTAAGACGAAGGAATGACGTCGATTCGTACCGGAAACGGCCTAGGAGAAACGAACGACTGATTCTTTTATTGTCACAGAACTGTACTAGAGATTGCGGTCGGTGGTTGGTTTGTCGTTTCGGGATTAAGGCATGCGGGGGGTGAGTTTCTGCCGTGTGGGGCGTCCGTCTTGCGACGCTTCCGCTACGAATCGCCGCCTCCTCGACGGTCAACAAACTCGTTTTTcttattacaataaaaaacaGAAGGAACAATGGAGACTCACCAACGACACTCCCAAAAAACATGTTCGGTTTGCACAAATCAActcttaatttttcaaaaatcgaaaatcaaACTGAACGCACAGCACCTAAAACAATTACATAACCGCCTATATTTGTTTTGGATCACCCTATCAATAAAAACCGAGAGGACATACCGTATTATACAATGTACAACTATGTACATATTGTCGtaagtttaatatttttttaagtctgTGCGTGACACTAGCTCGTAGCTTGAAGGTTTTATTATGTACTTTTTTTGGTggttttttcctttttttttttgttggttgGTAATAGTTGGTTGCGATTTATTTAAGTTTATGTTGAGAGGCACTCGAGTCATTCAATGCTTGGACAATGAATGACCCGAGTGTTTTCCCTAACTGCTCGTGCTGGCCATTGGGCTGACGGGAGACAGGGGGGTGCACGTGGCGTCGCGGAGACACCCGTTCAAGGTAATGAGCAGTTTACGTGAGCCCGCGTGGTCCCTGTGTTCGCACAGCCAGACGCCCTGCCACGTCCCTAAGTTCAGTTTGCCCTCTGTTATCGGTATGGTCAACGACGAGCCCAGGAAGCACGCCTTCACGTGGGCCGGCTGCAACACAACAACACAAATGTCAGacacaaacaacaaaaacatcCAACGAGATGACATAACAATGAGGAAAAAATTACGATCAGAAAAAAGCGCCAAAATGTTTATTCATTCCTTCGTTAATTAAACGTTACCCAACAGAATTCGATAAGATCTTAATTAACTGGGACGCGTATGATTTCTTTCCTCTTTTGAATATTAATAGTAGGTATTTCAACTGCGTGGatttgtgttaaaattaaataatacatcTGATCCCATAACTCAAAACATTCacccaaataaaaaatgcattcgCTTTAGActcaaaaatcaataaaaccaaaaaaccaacataaaaaaattatgcacTTTGATAGAGATCATCCGAGCATACATGATTATAATAAACCTGAAAAACACTGCATTGAGGCCTGGCAATTCCGTTAGTTCATCGCTTTGCCGTCGGCGCTGCGTTGTCAAGGAAATACCACATGTCAAAATCGGTTCGAACGTAACTCGAACCCAACACTAAAGTTTCCGAATGTTCAATTTGTTCTTCGATCTGATTGAGTCTTACAGGTGTCCACCTGTAACACACAGATATGAATCTCTATTATGCTTACATCTATTTTAGTCGAtgttgtcaaagtgacagtAAAGACcagaaatgaaattgtgaatcgAACTAGTTGAAATGCCACGCCTTACCCATGTGTTTTTCAACTTATCACAGACACCCAGGCtacaatgaaaaaataactttccgagcaatgaaaaatttaagaaaatgcGCCAGGACATTccacaaataataaaataatttactggTTGAACAATATTTTACGTCCTCGGTTTTTTTAACAGCTTCCGAAACAATGGCGAATCATGTAacgattgaaaaaaaaatgatacaaaactcaaaaataaggtacgtataataaattaatcaataTGAAAATGTACAACAGACAAATAGAAtgattttaaaagtaaatttaaaaaaatcaattttttgcggtttccttgttttgaagcatatttcctagaggttactttGCATtggattttataaaacaaggtgtattttaaaaatgtgccgaaattttacctacgaggttgtgggacaacgcagaagactaaaagcaattaaaaaaaattgtacctcaaaaattaaatgtcattttattttttgacagaatttttttacatgaagccagtagctcgtggttaaaattattgcgtgcatttcaattacaccctgtataatagttatttatgtaacaagtgagtaaaataatacttttttttacgagcgaagcgagtgcgcaaatccgccgagtaaaaaaaaaaagatacttgcatacaatttttttggcgttCATTATTAAATGCACaggttttttcattcatttgcgttcataaaaaaCCCTTTTTAATGCGTGAAAAAATCAACCGCTACGGCACTTCTTTTAACGCTTCTggaccgattcaaaaatcacatattttcgATGATTTTATGAACacaaatcaatgaaaaaacctggaaaataatcgtaaacaaattaattaaaatcacatCAAATAACAAACATAAAAAGCAAGACTTTAAATTGTTTGCAAAATAATGAGGTAATGATAACCCTCATTATCAAATGTAaacacatttaaataaataaaacaatacaaaataaatcaaatatttcacttgaaaaacatgattcaaattaaaaagaaggCGCCAGTCTTGTCGTCACTTCAAATctcacaaaattatttaatcacTTGATGAAgcaatcttttttttattcctcAATTCACGTTGAGTAAAACttttatcataaataacttCGAAACTACCGACATTATTcattcaaatcaaaatttattctttattAATAAGAATGATctactaaattattattttattaacgtcaaaaatcaatttcatggTGTACCAATTTGTGGATGTAATCAATAACGtcactatttattatttacgagAAAGTTGCACTATTATGGAGTACATTTGAAAATGATGTcataataaaactttttaaatgaacaATTACGTGTTCAATGGAAATTTGTACTTATGACGTTAAAAATTTGtacacgattttttttaataaatgtgttttatacgaaattcaaaacttctttttattaaaatactgGAAATGATTCAACTTGTGTTATTTATTTCCCCATTTAGTTTCATCCTACTTTTGTTACTGAAACAAATAATCTAATTAAATCTTAATAAGTTCACAGatgtatttgtaaaataatgataagaaagaaaatataGATATCAAAAATAAAGACAAAAAAGTGTGatgaatataattatttttgtaaaagcgAAAATTctcacaaaataattttgggcCAATTATTTGGTAGTTAACTTGAGGAATCACGTTATTCCCAGATCCTGCCACCTTGCTGTGGAGACTTTTGTTTAAATGCATGAATCGAGGTAGATTGAGAGCCTAGGTGGTGCCACATCGGATGTCACAGCGGGGGGCTGTTTCGGCGTCGCAATCGCACACTCACCATGTCGTCGGGGCCCTCGCAGGAATGCCTGTAGGGCAGCCCCTCGGGTACGATCTTGTTCAGCATCATCTCCATGTCGTCCCTGACGTCCGGATCCCAACTCTCGTTGAGAGCCAGACTGGCGCTGGTGTGCAGGACTGCACcgaaaacaaacaacaaaacacCGCATAAAAAAACGTTCACGCGCCGTGAATTAACCTTAATGTCGCATCCGGCACTGTGAACTTACTCTGTACATGACAGAGGCCCATGGCGAACTGCGACAGTTCGGGCACCTGCCTGAGGATCTCCTCAGTGACCAGATGTACGCCCCTGTGTTGCGGCCTCAAATTGATTTTCTTCTGAAACCAGGCGGAATTACTTTGGATAATTCTCGCCGAAGAAGCCATGTTTGACTTGCTATCACTGTCGGTCGCCAGTTTGAACGTTTATTTTAACAACACTCACAAACAATCTAGACGATCGAACACCACTAAAACACTTCTGGTTATGGCTAGATTCATTATTATCATGAGCAAAACATCGGGGATATTGGTTTATTACAGTTccagaagaaaattaaaaaggtTACAGGAGACTTGCCGCAGTGTTAGCGGTTCGTTTCTGACACTTCGGAGCCACTCGGCCAAGTTCGAGCGGGTGCGACCCCCGCCCGCCAAATTCAAATCGCACAAACACAACAACCACTACAGCTGGTCCGCAACTCGGACCCCGAAACTACCCCCGGTCAAAATCTACAACGACCACAAACCACCGCACTTATTCTTTCCACATTTTTAAgccgaaaaatcaaaaaaatcatcgaTGTCGCTCTGTTTTGCCGCATCAAATCACACATTCGATCAGCTTCATGTGTAAATTAATGTCTGTACTAGGCGTGTTGCAGGGAGCGGCCGTGAACCACCCCTCGTTCCAATTATTCCCAATCCACCCCGTCATGGCCACGTTCTACGCGAATCCCAACGACACAAACGAGCCGTGGATCGAGAAATCCGCATTCAACGGTTTCAGAAATTGGCACGTGATGTTCTTCTGCTTCTCCGGGCTCACCACTTTAGGTAAGTGAAACCCCAACCCCTTCCGAACTCACGAATTTATTGCAGTCATCCTGATTTGTTGCTGCGTCAAGTTCAGGATACCAAGGACCAAACAGGAGATCGAGGGCGATTACAGACGGAAAAAATTAGCGGAGAAGTTTCAAGAGCGCCTTCGGATGATACAAAATCACGACATGGATGTGCTGGATTTGCAACAAGGTaactgtaattaaaaaaaatgtaatga comes from the Tenebrio molitor chromosome 9, icTenMoli1.1, whole genome shotgun sequence genome and includes:
- the LOC138138297 gene encoding UPF0047 protein YjbQ; amino-acid sequence: MASSARIIQSNSAWFQKKINLRPQHRGVHLVTEEILRQVPELSQFAMGLCHVQILHTSASLALNESWDPDVRDDMEMMLNKIVPEGLPYRHSCEGPDDMPAHVKACFLGSSLTIPITEGKLNLGTWQGVWLCEHRDHAGSRKLLITLNGCLRDATCTPLSPVSPMASTSS
- the LOC138138296 gene encoding transmembrane inner ear expressed protein; this encodes MCKLMSVLGVLQGAAVNHPSFQLFPIHPVMATFYANPNDTNEPWIEKSAFNGFRNWHVMFFCFSGLTTLVILICCCVKFRIPRTKQEIEGDYRRKKLAEKFQERLRMIQNHDMDVLDLQQALKLIQEDFDQENAKIQEETVLEPRQVDDGENEQQPKFAKKFADIMLASKLQSQSTGE